ACAGCCGTCGCACGCCGGCTTGCGGGCCTTACAGACCTGCCGGCCGTGAAAGATCAGCCGGTGCGAAAAACCGATCCATTCGTCTTGCGGGACCAGTTCCATCAGGTCCCGTTCGATCTTCACGGCGTCGGCGAATTCGGTGAGCCCCAGCCGTTGGCTGAGCCGTTGGACGTGCGTGTCGACGACCACCCCCGTCGGCAGTCCGAACGCGGTCCCGAGCACGACATTCGCCGTCTTGCGACCGACCCCGGCCAACGCAGTCAGTTCGTCGAGCGTTTGCGGGACCTCGCCGTCATGCTCTTCGACCAGCGCCCGGCTGCAGGCCTGGATGTTCTTGGCCTTGTTGCGAAAGAAGCCGGTGCTTTGGACCGCTTTCTCAATCGACGCCAGAGGCGCCGCGGCGAATGCGGCGGGATCGGGATACTTTTTGAAGAGTCCCGGGGTCACTTGGTTGACCCGCTCGTCGGTGCACTGGGCCGACAAGATCGTCGCCACCAGCAGGTGGAACGGCGTCTCGTGCTCCAGTGCGCACTCGACCTCGGGAAAGTCTCGCTTGAGTTGCTTGACGACTCGGGCGGCTTGCTTCTTCCGCTCGGCAAGTGCGAGCGCGGGCTTCCTTGCCGTAGCTTTCCTCGCGGCGGGCTTTCCCTTCGCCGCCGCACGAGCACGTTTGGGGGCGGGCATCAGCGTGATCCTGGGGAAACAGAATGCCGAACTCACCGCGGAGCCGGGCGTTGCCGGGACGCTTGTCGCCCCCGACGATTCTCGGCGACGGAACCCGCATGTCAACCGCCGATTCAGGGCCAAGCGAGCGCACAACCGGCGCCTTGGCAGCGAGTGCTGGCACGCATTGGCGGCGATCCACAGTCCGTTTGCCGGATTTGCTTGGCCTCCACGCTTCCCGATCTGCCGATGACCGGCATAGGGCTCGGCGATTGCGGTCTCAGGGACGAGAAGAAGCGACCAACAGCTCGGACTCGCAAGCGTGTCGAGCATGCATTGCCAAGTTCGCTCCAAGCGGAGCGATCAGGGCAGGGGAGGGGGGACGCCCTGACGGAGGGCGCTGCCTCGCGGAGACTTCGTCAATTCGTTGAAGAGCCCGGGCGTTCTTGCAGGGCGTCACCTCTCCCAATGCTCTCTCCCAGAAGGGGGAGCGACTCTTGATCCAAGCCTGCGAAAACAGTCGCTCCGACGACGCAGGGCGTCCCCTCGGCTCGCCCCGTCGGAAAGCGGATTATTCCGGCTGCGTGACCAGCCCTCGGTCCTGGTGGCCGAGGTCCGAGCCGCTGCCTATAATCAACCAATCGTCCCGCCCCCGACTCGAAGTGCACCGATCAGGTGACCTCGCCGATGCCTGCCGAGCCGCTCTCCGACGCCGATGAAGCCCTCGTCGACGACGCCCTTTACCGGCAGGGGATCGAGCATTTCAACGCCTGCGACTTCTTCGAGGCCCACGAGGTGTGGGAGGAGTTGTGGACCGACTATCGCGGTCCTCTGCGAAAGTTTTTTCAGGGGTTGATCCAGTCGGCGGTGGCCCTGCACCACTTCGGCAACGGCAATCTCCGCGGGGCCCGCAAGGTGTACGGCACGAGCCGGGCGTACCTGACCGACTATCGCCCCGGGCAGTTGGGACTCGATCTGGACAAGTTCCTCGCCGAGTTCGACCGTTGTTTCGCCCCGCTTGTCGACGACCCCGACGCGATGAGAGGGATCGAAGTCGATCCCGAGACGATTCCGGAGATTCACCTGCAAGCCGACTCCGCCTAAGGGCGCGAACGCTTCGCCCCTCGATCCGCGCTGTACCTGCCGACGAGCCCTCGCCATGTTGCCTTGGAACGCTGACGACCTCGCCTTTGACGAATCCACGTTTTCCGGCGTCGGGCGGCTGTTTCCCCTGCCGAATCTGGTGATGTTTCCGCACGTCATGCAGCCGCTGCATATCTTCGAGCAGCGGTATCGCACGATGCTCAACGAGGCCCTCGACAGCGACGGCCTGTTGGCGATGGGGGTCGTCACCGGCGACTTCGAGTCCGAGCGGCCGCCGGTTTGTCCCCACGTCTGCCTCGGCAAGGTGGTCACCCATCACCGGCTCGACGACGGGCGGTACAACGTCCTGCTGTTGGGGATGCGGCGAGCGCGGATCGTGAGCGAACTGCCGGACGACCGGCCCTTTCGTCGAGCCGAGCTGGAGCTGCTCGACGATTTCGCCCCGACCGCGGGAGACGACGATCGGGCGGAGTTGCAGCGCGAACTGACTGAGCGGTTCGGCGAATCGCTGCAGGGGAGCGCCCTGGTCGACGAAGCAATTCGCAGTTTTCTGTCCGACGAGGCGCCCCTGGGGGTGCTGACCGATCTGGTGAGCTTCGCCGCTCCGCTGGGGCTTGAGGAAAAGTGCGCCTTGCTGGCCGAGGGGAACGTCGATCGCCGGGCCAAGCTGCTCAATCGCTGGCTTCGCAGCCATGCGAAGGGGGCGTCCACGCAGCCGCCGGCGCCGAAATTTGCCGCGCAGAAGTCCTCGTTGCGGTTCCCGCCCCGATTCAGCTCGAATTGACCGGCGAGATTCTGGCGCATTGGCGTCGAGCAACGCGGGTTTCCGATCAGTTCCCGCTAGCCGCGCTGATCATCGCCCCTGGCGCCGTGCCGTTCGGTGAACTCCGCCGACGGTCGGCGGTTGACGCCTTGCATCCCATCGGCGATTCTCTGCGGAGCGCCGCAGGCTCTGGCTTTCAAGCCTTCGTTCGAGTGCATTGAGGGCTGGCCCCGTATTTCAGTTGTTCGCTCGCCCGACTGGCAGGTTCACGATGCCCACGACTTCTCGCGACGCCGGCAGCCTCTCCGGCGAAATCGACGACGCCCCCCCCGCAGCGGCCGACGACGCCATCGTCGACCTGCCGCGGATTGAACGGGCCGTGCGTGAAATTCTGGCCGCCGTGGGCGAGGACCCGGACCGCGAAGGATTGCGCGAGACGCCGGCCCGCGTCGCCCGGATGTACAAGGAACTGTTCAGCGGGCTTCACAGCGATCCGCGGGTTCACCTGCAAAAGTTTTTCACCGAAAAGTACGACGAGATGGTCCTCGTCAAGGACATTTCGTTCAACAGCATGTGCGAGCACCACATGTTGCCGTTCATCGGCAAGGCCCACATCGGCTATGTCCCGAACGGCAAGGTCGTGGGGCTGAGCAAGTTGGCCCGCGTCGTCGAGGAAGTCTCACGCCGCCCGCAGGTGCAGGAGCGGATGACCGAGCAGATCGCCGACCTGTTGGTCGAGGAACTGCAGGTGAAAGGGGTCGCGGTGGTGATCGAGGCGGCCCACTCCTGCATGTCGATTCGCGGAGTTCGCAAGCCGGGGAGCGTCTGCGTCACCTCGGCGATGAAGGGGCTGTTCCGCTCGAACCTATCGAGCCGCTCGGAGATCATGACTCTGATCTACGGCAACCAGAGTTAGCGGCCTCGAGGCGACCAGCTCTTTGGCTTGCAGGCCTCTGTCCGCCGGATCGTTCAGCCCGAGTTCACGCCCCCGCTCGCTGACGGTTGCTGCTGATTGTCGCCGGCTGTTTCCGGGCAGCGACGGCCCTGCCGCTTGGTCGCGGCGTCGTTTACCATGCGGGATTCCCTGCGGATTCCTCGGCTCGACGGCGGCGTCATGGTTCTCTTCGCTCAGTTCCTGCTTCGACTGGCCTTCGGGCTGGCCGCTTGCATGGCGACCGTGTCGCCGCGGCTCGTGTCCAGCGGTTACTTTCGCAACCATCTCTACGTGACGCTCGGGCTGGCGGCGATGGCCGCGTTGGCGACCGGGGCGATCGGCTCGGGGGGCATGGCGGCGGCCATCGCGGCCGCGGGGGCCAGTTACGTCGGCGCCGTCTGTTGGCTCTACGAGAAGCCCGCGGCCGGGAAGATTGCTCTGGTCGCAGTCGCGTTTGCGGCGCTCGCGAGTCTCTGGCAACTCAGCGATGCGACGGCCGGTTCGGCCGCGCTCCCCGCGGTCGCCGTTCTGCGGCGGATCAACTTGGCGACCTCGGGGCTGCTGGTCGGCGCCGTGACCGCCGCGATGCTGCTGGGGCATTGGTATCTGAACGCCCCCGGGATGAAGCTCGAACCCCTGCGGCGGCTGATCGCGCTGATTGTCCTGGCCATTGTGCTGCAAGTCGCGGTCTGCAGCGTTGGGGCCTGTCTTTCCTGGAAGTCGGGAGCGACGTTCGACGGGGGGACCCTGGCCCTGTTGGCCATTCGCTGGGGCTTCGGACTGATTGGCGTGGCAGCCCTGGCGTGGATGGCCCGCAAGACGCTCGAGATCCCCAACACGCAGAGCGCGACGGGCATTCTCTATGTCGCGGTCATTGGCTCCTTCACCGGGGAGGTGATGTCGATCCTGCTGGCCGCGGAACATGCGTATCCGATGTAACGCGGCGGGGGCTGGGAGACCATGGTCCCATAATCCCTCCGCCCCCGCCCCTCGTCTTCGCGGGGCGGTTGTGGTTCAATGAAATGAACGTACGTCCATTCTCGCGTGAGTTCTCGACGGGCGCCGCGACGCCCGCGCCGGTGGAATATGAACGTCGCCTATGCGTGTCCCCAATGTCACGGGGTCGTCCGATTGAGTTTTGACGCCGCCACGCGGGATCTCGTTTGTCCGGCGTGCCGTCAGGCGATTGCCGTCCCTGAGGGGGCGGTCGTCGGCGACCGGGTTCAGCGGTGCTTGGCCTGCCCCAGCACCGACCTGTTCGTGCGAAAGGACTTTCCGCAACGGCTCGGCGTGCTGCTGGTGGCCATCGGCATCATCGGCAGCTCGATCGCCTGGCACTACGGCAACCTGTGGTGGACCTTCGGCATCCTATTCGCCACGGCCCTGGCCGACGTCGTGCTGTATCTGGTCGTCGGCGACGCGCTGATGTGCTACCGCTGCGGGGCCCTCTACCGCGGCGTCGCCGAAATGGACACGCACGGGGCGTTTGATCTGGAGACCCATGAGCGGTATCGCCAGTTGGCGGCGCGGTTGAAGGGGTAGGGGGTGATCGGCGACTGATTGCTTCGCGTTTTGCTTTCTCAATCCCTTGCGCCCCTTTCTCGGCCCTAAGCCCTCAGCCCCCCTCCCCCCCATGGACCCTGACCAGCGCCGCATCGAGGAGGACTTGCGCGGCCAGCTTGACGGGTCCGTGCGGTGCGATGATCTGTTCACGCAGCTCTACGCGACCGACGCCAGCATCTACGAAGTTCGCCCGCTCGGGGTCGTGCGTCCTCGCCATGCGGGGGACGTCGCGGCCGCGGTTCGCTACGCGGCCGAGCATGGCATTTCGATCCACGCCCGGGGAGCCGGCTCGGGGCTCGCCGGCGAGTCGCTCGGGCGGGGGCTGGTCGTCGACTTCTCCTGCTATCTGCGGCGGATCGGCGCCATCGACGACGACTCGGTCGTCGCCCAAGCCGGAGTCGTCGTCGCCCAACTCAACGCGGCTCTGGCGAAGCGCGGTCGTCTGTTGGGGCCCGACCCGGCCACCGCCCAGGTGACCACGATTGGCGGCACGCTGTCGGTCGATTCGTCGGGGAGCCGCTGGCCCGCGTACGGCTCGGCCCGCGACCACGTGCTGGAAATCGAAGCCGTGCTCGCAGACGGACAAATCGTCCGTCTGCGGCGCAATCACGTCGCCGACGTCCCTGTTCAACCATCAGCAGCCGACGACCTCGCATCGCAGCACGCCGAGCGGTTGGCTGCCGGAGTGCGGGCGATCTGCGACAAACATCGCGAGCCCTTGGCCGCGAACCCGGTGAAAGCCTGCGTCGACCGCAGCGGTTATTGGCTGCCGCAGGCCGTGCATGCCGAAGGAGTCGATCTCGCGCGGCTGTTGGTCGGCAGCGAGGGGACGCTCGCCTTGATCACCGAGGCGAAGCTGGCCACAGCGCCGCTGCCGCCTTACTCCGGCAGCGTCATGCTGTTCTTCAACTCGTTGGAGCGGGCGGCGGCCGCGGCTGCGCTGCTGGCTGAGCGCCAAATCCAAGCCTGCGATCTCATGGATCGCCGGCATTTGACGCTCGCCCGCGAGTCGGATCCGAGGTACGAGTTTCTCATCCCCGCGGCGACCGAGGCGGTGTTGCTCGTCGAGCAAGCCGCATCGACCGCCGACGAGTTGCGTTACGCGCTCTTGTCGGTCGTCGACTTGCTCGTCACGAAACAGCGTTTGGCGGTTGACGCCCATCTGGCGGCCGACGCGCACGACGATGCATTGTTGTGGCAGCTCGCGCGTCGCTACACCCCCACGTTGTACCGCCTGCGGGGAGCGACCCGCCCCGTGCCGTTCGTCGAAGACGTCGCCGTCCCCCCCGCGCGGCTCGAGGAATATTTGCGGCTCGCCCAGGAGACGCTCAAGCGATTTCAGGTCACCGCCTCGATCTTCGTCCACGCGTCGCACGGGCAATTGCATCTTCGTCCGCTGATCGATTTGTCGTCTCCCGCCGAAGTGGCGCGGCTCGACGATCTCGCCCTCGCGCTCTACGAGCACGCCTGGCAACTCGAGGGAACGATTAGCGGCGAGCATGGCGAAGGGCTGAGCCGGACGCCGTTCGCCGAGCGGCAACACGGGCCCCGCCTGGCTGCGTTTCGCGAACTCAAGGATCTGTTCGATCCGCAGGGGATCCTCAATCCGGGCAAGAAACTGCCGATCGACCCCCGCCGCGTCAGCGATCGGTTGCGAAAGGTCACGGCGTCGCAGCCTGTCGAGTCGGCGTCCGAGCCGGAGCGACTGTTCGATTTGCAACTCTCCTGGAGCGCCGACGACATGGCGCTGACGGCCCGGGCATGCAACGGCTGCGGGGCCTGCCGCACGCAGGACGAGGCGACGCGGATGTGCCCCATCTTCCGCCATGCCCCGCGCGAGGAGGCGTCGCCTCGGGCCAAGGCGAACCTCGCCCGCGGGATGCTCACCGGCAGCTTGCCCCGCGAGATCATGCTCGAAGACGCCGCCAAGAAGGTCGCCGACCTCTGCGTCCACTGCCACATGTGCCGGCTCGAGTGCCCGGCCGGGGCGGACATCCCGAAGCTGATGGTCGAGGCGAAGGCGCAATACGTGGCGACCAACGGGCTCCCCGTGGCCGACACGCTGTTGGCGCGGATTGACGACCTGTGCCGGTGGGCGTCGCGCGTGCCGCAGCTCGCGAATTGGGCGATCGGCAATCGGTGGTCGCGCTGGGTGCTGGAAAGAACGCTCGGAATCGCCCAAGGGCGCAAGCTGCCGCGGTTCAGCCGCAAGCCGTTTCTGCGTCGCGCAGTGCAGCGCCGGCTTCACAAACTGCCGGTGGACGAGCGGACGGCAGGGCCCAAGGCGCTGATCTTGGTCGACACGTTCGCCAACTACTGCGACCCGCAGTTGGCCGAGGCGTTCGTGGCGGTGCTTGAGCACAACGGGGTCGAGGTCTTCGTCCCCGCCGAGCAGCAGCAGGCCGCGATGCCGCTGGTGGCCGCGGGCTTCGTCGAGCGGGCCCGTCGCGTCGCCGAGAAGAACGTCGCCGTCATGGCCGAAGCGGTGCGGCAAGGCTACACGGTCGTCTCGACCGAGCCGTCGGCGATCCTGGCCGTCAGGCACGAGTATCTGCACCTGCTCCCCGGCGACGCCGACGCGGAACTGATCTCGCAGAACGCCATGGAGGCATGCCAGTACCTGTGGCGACTGCATCAGCAGGGAGTCCTCCGGCTCGACTTTGAACCGCTGCCGCTTAAGCTCGGCTACCACAAGCCGTGCCATATGGCGGCGCTTGACGCGGGGGATCCGGCGGTCCATTTGCTCAATCTCGTTCCCGACTTGCATGTCCGCCGATTGGAGCACGGTTGCAGCGGGATCGCCGGGCTGTACGGATTCAAGCGGAGCAATTACCGCAACAGCCTGCGGGTCGGGCTGCCGCTGATGACGGCGATGCGCACCGGTCGCTTCCATGCCGGGACGACCGAGTGCAGCACTTGCCGCGTGCAGATGGAGCAAGGCGCCGCCAAGCCGACGGTCCACCCCGTCAAGCTGCTCGCCTTGGCGTACGGATTGATGCCGGAGGTTCGCGATCTGCTGCATCGCCCGGCGTCGGAACTGGTGGTACGATGAATCTCACGGTGCGATTGTTCGCCGCCGCCCGCGAACGGGCCGGGGTCGGGGAAGCGGTCGTCGATCTCCCGATCGGCGCGACCGTGGCCGACGTTCAGGCAGCGCTTGCGGAGGCCTGCCCTGCCTTGGGCCCGCTGTTGCCGAGTTGTTTGATTGCGGTGAACGCCGAGTATGCAGCCGAAGGGCGCGTCGTTTGCGAGGGGGACGAGCTGGCGCTGATCCCCCCGGTCAGCGGAGGCTAAGCCGCACGCGTTTCGATCTCCCGTCGTGCCCCGCCTTCCCCCATTCGCCACTTACCGATCACCTTCCCCTCATGTCCCGTCTCACGCACGATCCCATCGATGTCGCCGCAATGTTGGCTGCGGCCTCGCAACCCGCGGCAGGGGGGGTGGTGTTGTTTCTGGGGATCACGCGACAATTCACTGGCGCGGCCGAGACGATTGAGTTGGCCTACGAAG
The window above is part of the Pirellulales bacterium genome. Proteins encoded here:
- the nth gene encoding endonuclease III, which gives rise to MPAPKRARAAAKGKPAARKATARKPALALAERKKQAARVVKQLKRDFPEVECALEHETPFHLLVATILSAQCTDERVNQVTPGLFKKYPDPAAFAAAPLASIEKAVQSTGFFRNKAKNIQACSRALVEEHDGEVPQTLDELTALAGVGRKTANVVLGTAFGLPTGVVVDTHVQRLSQRLGLTEFADAVKIERDLMELVPQDEWIGFSHRLIFHGRQVCKARKPACDGCSMKSFCPKNGVAG
- a CDS encoding DUF309 domain-containing protein, which produces MPAEPLSDADEALVDDALYRQGIEHFNACDFFEAHEVWEELWTDYRGPLRKFFQGLIQSAVALHHFGNGNLRGARKVYGTSRAYLTDYRPGQLGLDLDKFLAEFDRCFAPLVDDPDAMRGIEVDPETIPEIHLQADSA
- a CDS encoding LON peptidase substrate-binding domain-containing protein; translated protein: MLPWNADDLAFDESTFSGVGRLFPLPNLVMFPHVMQPLHIFEQRYRTMLNEALDSDGLLAMGVVTGDFESERPPVCPHVCLGKVVTHHRLDDGRYNVLLLGMRRARIVSELPDDRPFRRAELELLDDFAPTAGDDDRAELQRELTERFGESLQGSALVDEAIRSFLSDEAPLGVLTDLVSFAAPLGLEEKCALLAEGNVDRRAKLLNRWLRSHAKGASTQPPAPKFAAQKSSLRFPPRFSSN
- the folE gene encoding GTP cyclohydrolase I FolE, whose amino-acid sequence is MPTTSRDAGSLSGEIDDAPPAAADDAIVDLPRIERAVREILAAVGEDPDREGLRETPARVARMYKELFSGLHSDPRVHLQKFFTEKYDEMVLVKDISFNSMCEHHMLPFIGKAHIGYVPNGKVVGLSKLARVVEEVSRRPQVQERMTEQIADLLVEELQVKGVAVVIEAAHSCMSIRGVRKPGSVCVTSAMKGLFRSNLSSRSEIMTLIYGNQS
- a CDS encoding anaerobic glycerol-3-phosphate dehydrogenase subunit C; amino-acid sequence: MDPDQRRIEEDLRGQLDGSVRCDDLFTQLYATDASIYEVRPLGVVRPRHAGDVAAAVRYAAEHGISIHARGAGSGLAGESLGRGLVVDFSCYLRRIGAIDDDSVVAQAGVVVAQLNAALAKRGRLLGPDPATAQVTTIGGTLSVDSSGSRWPAYGSARDHVLEIEAVLADGQIVRLRRNHVADVPVQPSAADDLASQHAERLAAGVRAICDKHREPLAANPVKACVDRSGYWLPQAVHAEGVDLARLLVGSEGTLALITEAKLATAPLPPYSGSVMLFFNSLERAAAAAALLAERQIQACDLMDRRHLTLARESDPRYEFLIPAATEAVLLVEQAASTADELRYALLSVVDLLVTKQRLAVDAHLAADAHDDALLWQLARRYTPTLYRLRGATRPVPFVEDVAVPPARLEEYLRLAQETLKRFQVTASIFVHASHGQLHLRPLIDLSSPAEVARLDDLALALYEHAWQLEGTISGEHGEGLSRTPFAERQHGPRLAAFRELKDLFDPQGILNPGKKLPIDPRRVSDRLRKVTASQPVESASEPERLFDLQLSWSADDMALTARACNGCGACRTQDEATRMCPIFRHAPREEASPRAKANLARGMLTGSLPREIMLEDAAKKVADLCVHCHMCRLECPAGADIPKLMVEAKAQYVATNGLPVADTLLARIDDLCRWASRVPQLANWAIGNRWSRWVLERTLGIAQGRKLPRFSRKPFLRRAVQRRLHKLPVDERTAGPKALILVDTFANYCDPQLAEAFVAVLEHNGVEVFVPAEQQQAAMPLVAAGFVERARRVAEKNVAVMAEAVRQGYTVVSTEPSAILAVRHEYLHLLPGDADAELISQNAMEACQYLWRLHQQGVLRLDFEPLPLKLGYHKPCHMAALDAGDPAVHLLNLVPDLHVRRLEHGCSGIAGLYGFKRSNYRNSLRVGLPLMTAMRTGRFHAGTTECSTCRVQMEQGAAKPTVHPVKLLALAYGLMPEVRDLLHRPASELVVR
- a CDS encoding MoaD/ThiS family protein; this encodes MNLTVRLFAAARERAGVGEAVVDLPIGATVADVQAALAEACPALGPLLPSCLIAVNAEYAAEGRVVCEGDELALIPPVSGG